A window of the Tiliqua scincoides isolate rTilSci1 chromosome 5, rTilSci1.hap2, whole genome shotgun sequence genome harbors these coding sequences:
- the LOC136653052 gene encoding olfactory receptor 14A16-like: MHHNSSAVEFLLLEFSAIQELQLLHFLLFLALYLVTVTGNLLIICAVVLDHHLHTPMHFFLMNLAMQDLGQASVIVPKSMINSLMNTRHISYSGCVAQVLFFLSFLASDISLLTVMAYDRYVAICNPLQYEMNKQACVQMVASVWITGLFDGALHASGTFAIPFCSNIVNQFFCEIPQLLKLACSDLYLIEIGAVALSVAIVFGCFAFIIVTYVKIFIVVMRIPSAEGRQKAFSTCLPHLTVFSTLVLTGSFAYLRPTSNTPSNLDLILTVIYSMFPPLLNPLIYSMRNKEIKSALAKLLSLRHTSNST, translated from the coding sequence ATGCACCACAACTCCTCAGCAGTGGAGTTTCTGCTCCTAGAGTTTTCAGCGATCCAAGAACTGCAGCTTCTACACTTCCTCCTATTTTTGGCATTGTACTTGGTGACTGTCACAGGGAATCTTCTCATCATCTGTGCAGTAGTTCTGGATCATCACCTTCACACCCCCATGCACTTCTTTCTGATGAACTTGGCCATGCAGGATCTTGGTCAAGCGTCCGTCATTGTCCCAAAATCCATGATCAATTCCCTCATGAATACCAGGCACATCTCTTACTCTGGATGTGTGGCTCAAGtcctcttttttctctcttttctagCATCCGATATTTCCCTTCTCACAGTTATGGCCTATGATCGGTATGTTGCCATTTGTAATCCACTGCAATATGAAATGAACAAGCAAGCCTGCGTCCAAATGGTTGCTAGTGTGTGGATTACTGGTCTTTTTGATGGAGCTTTGCATGCCAGTGGCACCTTTGCAATCCCTTTCTGCTCTAACATTGTCAATCAGTTTTTCTGCGAAATCCCCCAGTTACTTAAGCTTGCCTGTTCTGACTTGTACCTCATTGAAATCGGGGCAGTTGCTTTAAGTGTTGCCATTGTGTTTGGCTGTTTTGCCTTCATCATTGTAACATATGTGAAGATATTCATTGTGGTGATGAGAATTCCTTCTGCAGAAGGAAGGCAAAAAGCCTTCTCAACTTGCCTGCCCCACCTCACTGTCTTCTCCACGTTAGTGCTCACAGGAAGTTTTGCCTATCTAAGACCAACTTCTAACACTCCATCaaatctggatttaatattgaCGGTGATCTATTCCATGTTTCCTCCCTTGCTGAATCCAttgatctacagcatgagaaacaaggaGATCAAAAGTGCCTTAGCAAAGCTACTAAGTTTGAGGCACACATCAAACAGTACTTGA